The Eriocheir sinensis breed Jianghai 21 chromosome 21, ASM2467909v1, whole genome shotgun sequence genome includes the window catctattactgtgtgggtgtgggtgttagtgtccatctattactgtgtgggtgtgggtgttagtgtccatctattactgtgtgggtgtgggtgttagtgtccatctattactatggaagtgtgtgtgttagtgtccatctgttactatgtggggggggggttagtggcccttctattactgtatgggtgtgggtgttagtgtccatcaattactgtgtgagtgggtgtgttagtggcccatctattactgtgtgggtgtgggtattagtgtatctattactgtgtgggtgggtgtgttagtgttcatctattactgtgtgggtgtgggtattagtgtatctattactgtgtgggtgggtgtgttagtgtccatctattactgtgtgggtgtgggtgttagtgtcccatctatataggtcagtgggctttttgcgaaccccttacgttcttatgctcttactAAACACTGCCCGGGGATGaccggggttaaattagtcatatattcattgttcttatcatcaaaaatatcttgaagtttgataataaatgtatttactgtatgtccatcatcatttggcagcctcatggatagttatataacgaagcctagcctcactgcacagattttttgtatattcacttagattgtgatatgaagacgggaggcacgggccagccatcatcagggggcaggggctcagctgatcgctcgtgcctcccaaaatggctgacaattatttttcctaaaacaaaagcgaagcggtgtgacgtcagtgtaACCCctctatacaggcagcgccacatgtggccacttaACTCAAAGctgtcctttccatagagttGAAGTTATAGACTACAGTGCatctgaggctgtctccgggatacacggccatggtgccgccattgctccaagccgatgattgcacacacttcactcctacccgatttcagtttttctccatgtcagatagtagagtcaggaaatcgggtaggagtacaGTGTGtccagtcgttggcttggagcggtggcagTACCAAGGCCCTGTATCCtagaggcagcctcagacgcactttAGTACAGAACTTGAATTCTCTGGAAAGTACTGCTTTAACAGTTCACCGACTGgtcacgtgtggcgctgcctgtgtAGCCAATACAGtcatttaagaggtaggagactgtcagtaagaggaggggagttgatgagacgaaaagcattagacttcactctgtccaaaagggctgtgtgtggagcccccccacaagtGAGATTCATagcctactccatacgagggcggacaaggcccctatatatggaaagcatctgtgcgggggaaaagaactggcgtagacgatacagaacgcctaacctcgaggaactTGATTTAGCGagaaaagagatgtgaagtttctagttAAGATTATGAGTTATGGATAGGCAGAAGATATTTAGTGTAGGAAaaggtaacagctgagtgttgttgaggaataggggattggtgtgtggaagattgtgtcgagtttataggtggagaaatggagtttttgaggcgttgaaggacaccaggtttctTCTACCCCAGTCATAAATGACAACAAGGTCTAAGGTTAAATGtaatgcagcctccagtctggagtcttataattcctgttgggatggtcttctgttgaaaaaagttgaataatgcagagtagagtcgtcaGCGTaaaagtggataggacagtttattgatgaataacagagagtTGTTGATAGCACAGAGCCCtgggggacaccactgttgataggtttaggagaagaacaatgaccgtcttcCACAGCAGAGACTGAACggccggagaaaaaaaaaaaactgcagataaaggaacagagagagagagagagagagagagagagagagagagagagagagagagagagagagagagagagagagagagagagagagagagagagagagagagagagagagagagagagagagagagagagagagagagagagagagagagagagagagagagagagagagagagaatcagaaatagggtagtttagaaagcaaaatcATATATTTAGGTGTTATTAATCTGCCAACAATATTATTATCTATATATTAATACGATACTCCAATGTTCATACTCACGCAAACACCGTTATGTCAaatatatcaacagcctcgaccccgataTCTCGAACACTAAAGATAAGCtaaggcaccaccaccacaaccactaccaacaccaccgtcactactactaccgctaccacgatcactaccaccaccaccgtcaccaccacaatcaccaccatcaccaccgtacTATTTAAAgtcgtcaccatcaacaccaccaccacccttcgtCTCATGTCAGCGTTCCACCAGTAGCCTATTcgggaaaaaaattatatatatatatatatatatatatatatatatatatatatatatatatatatatatatatatatatatatatatatatatatatatatatatatatatatatatatatatatatatatatatatatatatatatatatatatatatatatatatatatatatatatatatatatatatatatatatatatatatatatatatatatatatatatatatatatatatatatatatatatatatatatatatatatatatatatatatatatatatatatatatatatatatatatatatatatatatatatatatatatatatatatatatatatatatatatatatatatatatatatatatatatatatatatatatatatatataccaggtattcgttatatgcgagggttacgttctgaaaaaagctcgcataatgtaaattcgtatatatcgaacctatcatcccattaactattgggggttatgttccacgacctgTTTGCGAACCCACTAACTCTTTACTctggcaccgtttcacaataataaagcactgaAGTTTAACCCACATCTCAGTAAGGATTCATCGCAGCGGAAAATGCCATAAGAATTTTTTGTTTAGAAATGCCTCCTCTACAACATTGGCCTCTATgaaatgtttgtatatatatatatatatatatatatatatatatatatatatatatatatatatatatatatatatatatatatatatatatatatatatatatatatatatatatatatatatatatatatatatatatgagagaggtATCTCTCCTCAtagtctttcacaaagcaattcattggcccaaGCTCGCCAaagactgtggccgacaaccatctttatttagtattacaaacattattaaacatattgaatgaagaggggagaaggggattaagaggaaaaggaagaggattaagaggtttagaagagaagtaaggggaaaagggagaggaataagaggtttagaagaggattaaaaggtttacaaggaaaaaatagaggattaagaggtttagaagaggattaagaggaagaggtggaggattaaGAAGTTTAGCGgagggttaagaggaagaggtggaggtttaagaggaaaaaagagtattAAGAGGTTTAGATAACTATTAaggggaaaagataaaggaataagaagtttcgaggaagattaagaggtttagaggaggattaagaggtttcaaaaagattaagaggaagaggtggagaattaaaaagaaaaggaagaggattaagagatttggatgataattaagaggaaaaggaagataattaagatgtttagaagagaattaagaagaggaggcTTCTCTTACATGTTCCTGGTGCTACGTCCTGCACATTAACCGTGGAATTTCCACTCCTGGTGCTGTATAATGCATATTAACTGTGGAATTGCCACGGGTAccgctagttattattattattattattattattattattattattattattattattattattattattattattattattgttattatttatattatcattattattattattattattattattattattattattattattattattattattattatttatattatcattattatttatattattattattattattattattattattattattattattattattattattattattattattattattattatttatattattattattatttatattatcattattatttatattatcatcattattattattattattattattattattattattattattattattattattattatcattattatcatcatcattattattattattattattattattattattattattattatcatcattatcatcatcatcatcatcatcatcattattattattattattattattattattattattattattattattattattattattattattattattattattattattattattatttgttattattattattattattattattattattattattattattattattattattattattattaattttatttattattattattattattattatttatattaataataataataataataataataataataataataataataataataataataataataataataatgaagataaataTTTTAATTGTAAGGTCACCGAGGATAATAGAGACGAGTCAGACACAGCTACACTCTCTGGTTTGCCACACTCACAGCCACAGAGCCACACTCACCCAGCAGCCGCTCCTCCTCCGGGCATTCCTGGGGGCGCTTTTTAGCCTCAGAGTACAGCCTCTTTCGCTCCCTGATGGTCTCCCGGGAAAACTTGTGCAGCACTTCCAGGCACGCGTCATGCTCCTTCTTCAGACCCAGGAGCCGAAACATGAAGTCTGGGTGCTGCCAAACTTTCAGCATCCTCCGATGAAGTAAGTAGTTCATCCTGAGAGTAAGTGACGGTAATGGCACAGGTGTCATCAACGCTGTACAGGTATGTATCTCAAGACACAGCCTCCAAGAGTTCTGAGGTGTTAATTCACAAAATGGACCCTTCCCATGGGCCAACACCAGCTGACACATGCATTGCTTTACACATTCATGGGTTTGAACAGTAAGCATGCATCATCACCAAACTGACAAGACACAGCTGAGCATAACATATACTCACCGCTTCACGGCGCGGACATACTCCGAGTCCTCTTCGTCTTGAGAATTGACTGTTCGTCCCATCGCAGCCtctaggaagaacaagaacagtgaAGCAGGAAGCTGATTTGCTCATTGACTGAGTAAAGTAACGAACTGACGATTGAGCGCAAACAGCAAGTCTCAATATCTGactgacagaaaagaaaaaaagaaatgaaaaacagaaaaagaaacgcAACTCACCACAAATGATGTCTAGAGTGCAGAGACTGATGATTGGGAAGATGTCGAAGGGCTCCCCGTTGGCCTTGCCCCTCAGCTTGCTCACTAACTTGCTGCTCTGCCTGCTGAACACCTCCACGAAGTCATTCAGGATAGTAAAGTGGAAGGCAGGAGTGAGGAGCTTGCGGCGGGAGTGCCACTTGCTGCCtagcggaggggaggaaggaagggtaataaTTCTAGACATCCAGTGTGCTCACTCTGAAGGAAGAATCCATCAGAAACAATAATGCTCAAAATGCTACCAATTCATCAAAGAAACGAAAAGGTGAATATACTTTTTAGGGCCACACTGTTTGTAGGTAAATACTAGCGTGGAAAGACTAACCAGTGGAGGTGAGCAGCCCCGTGCCGAGCCAGGGATAGAGATATTGGTAGAGGTTGCTCTTGTCGATGTTCTTCTGGCTGGTCAGCATGACCTGGGAGAGGAGTACGGAGCAGGGCACGTTGGGAGGCGGGTCACGAACACTTTTACCTCCACAAGCTAGTGTCCCCCACAGCATGAATTACGCTTCTAATATTCATTACGCTACCAATGCACTGTGTTTACTTATGTGTTGTTGTATGTTGTATTGTATTTTGTTCTATATTGAAAATCACAACAagaggagcaacaacaacaacaaacaataattATAATTTCGATTACATCCACCACAATCCAcatcactactgctactaattataactactactactacatctactcctcctccacctcctcctactactactacctgtacagctagtactactactactaccactactgcagctactactactacgactactattactactacagctactactactactactactactactactgctactactaactattttattttttactacggcctccatccattagagttgcgttgtgagaggtatctttcctcatagtctttcacaaagcaattcattggcccaaGCTCGCCAaagactgtggccgacaaccgtCTTTATTTAGTATTTCAAACATTATTAAAAATattgttcttaagctaacagagcttgtggttgaaaCAACTATCAACCACcatcgcctcaaagtccaggtcggcaatgtgggtagttttgggtgcaggtgacatGGTTCCTCTCAGACAGACCAAGATtgatctcaggagggagaaggacagcctgcatctcatccaggcgaccacactgcttcttggctgcagTTTCTTATCCGCCaatgtttcggcgagtcttgcgtagaagctctgcgcccttggtcccatccctcccgacgtcgtgaatactagcggggtgaaggagcccCTGGTCCACATTGTATTTTTCTTTAAACgctctatttttctcttattcatttcttctgtgggctgcatcgagggtcaggtcaatggcaatgggccatgcgatcaaagatccttatgtcaaaatatgccctttgtccacgagtccaaaaccctctggcgctaacatccactcgtgcatCGTTCGAatcattagcggtgcgtctggcgaggcgttcgccttgcagaggaagCAGCATGGGCTCCACggtcacgtcgtgacagacttctttcagcatctgagctgtcacGTCTCTCACGTCGTCATGTTTCATGCAGACAAAGCCTCctgtcttgcatgtcatggcatggttttgattgaagggtgagccacagttacacatgtttgggagcccatccactggccaccCACACCTCAGGGCAATGgcatctgtgatttttttttttgttcaagttgaagccttttgccctgataggtagtgtggttagccagttcgaagcgcccacttcctgtgctatATCCGttctcctccttgtgtcttcgcggagttctctcattaggtcacttagagtgtctctctgttttccttctcggttcttggagatttcattccttagtgacataatttcttgagggttgtcttctcccatTTCGTTTTGGTCGATAATGTATCCggtcaaagaggctgtgattcggagtgagatctcgaattcagactctgccagattttgcgggtttgtGATGTCGAACCCatccattcttggcggcaactccagcaaccttcgcTCCTGGTCGCTGGGACATCTATCATTTGCAATCgcaggtatgaaggtgtttctgataacatcttccagaggttttagtaacatCAGGAACTgccctcatgaggtagttccatttctgcttgacaccgtacgtaaatgctgcgttggctgcctgcggttctgttttagCGATCTCACTCTGCCTCTGCAATTCGGACTCCCAGCAccttacagctgttttcacatattcgattcTGTATTCAGcggttccaatgactgccccgaggtgtctttcaccAGTCATTGACagcttcacgttactgccctggaatgcggttttggcccgatcgtgtgcctctggttttacaatcaccacagacttagtggcgttAGGACGGTACCCTATtgtagggccgtgttcattgacgaggtcccaccagttcctgaggtctgcagattTTCCTACTCCGGTGAGGTCATCcacatacgccacctgtttgactgacgttggtgttttcatggcggatgatgtcctgcagcttcatcattcccagggcaaacattgccatggccaatgggtcgccctgggtggtgccctctgaggactgTATGGAAACCCGGGTAACATATTCCCGAAGTCTCTTATAGTTCGGCATAAggagaaattaggaccaatcagcgCGCGCGGTGAGCGCGGGGGTGCTGGGGGGATCTGGCCAGGCCAGAATTGATGGGTAACTATGCCACTGTGCGCGtgacttttattttacttttatcctTACCATTTCTAAGACTTAATACTATACTGACTATTTTTAAGATCCAGaattggaaatggagagaggctttttttttctctttttccctttcatctacAAATTGGGAATATCTCAATATACAGACGATGTTACTATCACTGTGCGGTGTTATCAGAGGTGACGGTATTATCACTGCATGGATATGGATTAagcggttagtgtgtgtgtgtgtgtgtgtgtgtgtgtgtgtgtgtgtgtgtgtgtgtgtgtgtgtgtgtgtgtgtgtgtgtgtgtgtgtgtgtgtgttgtctgcggcgcctgtgtgtgtgtgtgtgtgtgtgtgtgtgtgtgtgtgtgtgtgtgtgtgtgttgtctgcggcgcctgtgtgtgtgcgtgtgcctcgTCTTCGATGGTACGGCAGACTGTATCCCCGGTGCCCCATCAGAAGCAGCCCGCCCCACCGAGGAGGAGCTCACGCCCAAAGCCTAAGTATACCCCTTGTTGGTAGATCGAATCAAATCTCGTCATTGTATTTTTCCATAGTAGTATGGATCAGAATCATTTCCCTTTTGCAAACCTAAGTAATGCAGACCTTGCCTCTGTTCTCACCGATGATATAGAACACAATTTTccattaaatgtgataaataatcTTATATATAATCCATATAAATACTACGATGACACAGACAACAACCTATCTGTTTATTGTAAGTTAAGTGAACCCAACTCTAACTATTACTTCAGCGATGATACTCATAAACCCAATCCTGAATCCCCATGTATAAATATGTTAGCATTTAATATTAGTAGTCTACCACTCCATCTTGACAGTTGTATTGAGCAATGTATTAATGAAGATAGTATAAATTACGATGTCCAAGGTTTCTGTGAGACACGCCTCAATGATGAcgcctcaatgtgtgtgtgtgtgtgtgtgtgtgtgtgtgtgtgtgtgtgtgttgtctgcggcgcctgtgcgtgtgtgtgtgtgtgtgtgttgtctgcggcgcctgtgcgtgtgtgtgtgtgtgtgtgtgtgtgtgttgtctgcggcgcctgtgtgtgtgtgtgtgtgtgtgtgtgtgtgtgttgtctgcggcgcctgtgtgtgtgtgtgtgtgtgtgtgtgtgtgttgtctgcggcgcctgtgtgtgtgtgtgtgtgtgtgtgtgtgtgtgtgtgtgtgtgtgtatgtgcgtgtgcgcggcgcgtgtgtgtgtgtgtgtgtgtgtgtgtgtgtgtgtgtgtgtgtgtgtgtgtgtgtgtgtgtgtgtgtgtgtgatgtctgcGGTGCCTGtttctataataataatgataataataataataataataataataataataataataataataataataataattataatacatTAATAATAATTTATAGCAATACTTGCCAGCCTATGTGATTCACTGATTTATACTAAGACACAAATAAGCAACATCAGACGGCGTGTTAGCGACTGAGCTGAAGTAATTAATGCAGCCAACTGAGCCGCGACGGTCCCACCCACCTCGGCAGCTCTGGGACTGCTCAGCAACACCAAGACCTCAGGGCCGTACCACACGCGAACCACTCCGCCCATGTCGCAGTGGGAATTCAATCGGCGGAAGAGTTCTGTGTGGCAGGGGCAGGGAAAGGGCATGAACTGTGGCTCGGTTATGAAGTAAGGTCGTGAATGCGCCGTCAATGCAGCACATACACGATTTCAGGAGATCCATTGTCACACATCAGTTGTTATAATGGGTGTAATCTCAACAGGTACAATGGCCACGAAAGGTTGTGTTTATTACAGTATCTAAGGACTTACCCACATTGTCACAGGCGACTTCCAGAACACAGCCCAGGAGAGGGAGGCCCTTGGGACCTGGAAGCTGGTCCAGCAGCCACACCTGTGGGTGCCATGCACACGCAACTGTGTCAGACACAGTAGTATCGGCTATCTGAATATCAGCAACATTAATTAACATCTCCCAGTGTAGacaaacacaaatatatttcAGAATAACCTGTTAGTGAAGTCTGTAACAGACTGTGGTGATGAAAagctttcgtcctcctcctcctcctccgctacatCAAATGAGGGGCAGAACTGAGCTGCATGCACATTCGTTTACCTTCTGGCGCCTCTTGATGAGTTTAGTGATGAGGAATCCCGCCAGGAGGGTGAAGGCGAAGCACGCGAGGGTGGTCGCCACCCCGTGGTCAGTCATCCACTCAGTCCTGCTCCGAAGCCAAGACATTTTCCTGGCAGTCACTTAATTACGCCTTCCAATGCTGTGGAAACAAATCACAACTGAATGAGAAGGGTGCATCTGTTTCTCCTTACATACTGCTGTTAAGAGGACCCTCCTTGGCCCCTCGCCCCTTTAGTAACATAATGGAGAAAGTGAAGTCAGCTCGGGGAACACAACGAAAAAGCCATCacgtcttggagcctaaaaatagCGTTTTGGTCCTGAGTTGCCACACGGCTTCCTGATTTATGCTGGTGGAGGCCTTGGAGGGAGAGGCGAACGCTGAGCACGGCGAGGATAATGACGCCACTAAATGCGAAGTATCTTGCAAAACTTTTTAGCGACTAATGTGACACCAACACCTTTGAAATGCCAAGCGCGAGCATTTATCTGTAATTCCATATAGCcaattttcaatatatatatatatatatatatatatatatatatatatatatatatatatatatatatatatatatatatatatatatatacacgcctccgtggtctagtggtcagcgtgcctggcttctactccacgGGCCCGGGTTTGAATTCCGGCCCgcgcagtcggcgtgcagctcacccagctgttcatcctccctttcgggctggtcgataaatgggtacctggggaaaccttgggaaggtaaactgtggtaacccggatgtcacactgaccctgtgtcccggggtaatgggctccctcccaccacaggctcaagggcaaatgttacggagataagcaccgaggccacgcgctgctacggcgtatgcccccaactttacctttatataAATGATCCACAAAAGTCATATAAAATACTCGTATATTGCAATATGATAAGTCGTCATGATAATAAGCACCTTCTACCGCACATAAACACTGCAATGAGCCAGCAAGAGTGATGCAGATTGCGGCCTGGCACGGCGAATGGCCATGCACGGAACTTGCCGTCTAGGTGTAGAAGGGTGGGCGGTGGAACTCCAGATCCTGAGTGCACGGAGGGCCGTCACGGCGTTAGGGCGGCACACACACGACTAAGTGGGGCAGGCCAACTGAACTGTTGCCATACGGACGGCGGGGCCGGGCGGGCGGCAGGGTGTCGGGCAGGGAAGCCTAACAGTGACAGTGCCCCTTGTCTGGCACCAACTCTGGCTATCCACTTATCACGCTTTGCCTCCCTTTCGTTAcggttttgtttgtttcctcttaatctttccttcccttctgtcttcaGTTCGCTCGGCCCACGCATGTCACACATCCCCGTAGACAAGCGAACTATGTCTACTTTACCTACCTCAAGACACCGTGTGTGAAGCCTCAAGACAGAGTATGTTATTTTCATGAACACTAACACCACTTGTGAGGAGTGCCATCAAGCAAGAGAAAAACAACCCCAGCCTTGGAGCACACGGCAACTGTAACGGTCTTGAAGTCTAACTTCAAGGCCGTTGGAGTTGCTCCGCTACCAGTCATGATGACTCGTTACTCCATCAGCTTACGTGACACCTACTGCGACACATCCCTTGTTACCACGGCTCTCGCTTAGTATTATGGTCAAAGAGGAGTAGCCTGCTGGGTTTACGGTATTAATGGAAAATGCTGACCGTTTACcacagtggcggatccagctccaggtgaagggggggggctgatatacaagatgggcgccataccataccatattttaaatatatatatttatatctatatatatatatatatatatatatatatatatatatatatatatatatatatatatatatatataggggaagGTGGGGTAAGACGGACCCCTGGGGTGAGATGGACCCCCACCTCAAATATGAATTAAAAAGGGCATGATTAAAATTGATGCCGCTAGATGTCCTCAACATCATTTGTAACTCACGCGGGTGCCAGGGTTGCCAGGTTTTCTGGCTAAAAAGATGCCaagttatggaaaaaaatatgcCAAAAAATGCCAAACTCATTTTTAATATGCCAAAAAATATGCCAaacttttatctattttcatggcTTTACATGTGTTACATGATGAGTAACTAAAATCCTATTCAAATATAACTGAACGTTATAAGCCACTGTAGTTAATACAATAGCTAATCTCACATGATACATCACTGATGTATCATGTGAGATTAGCTATTAAGGTATCTGTGGAATTCAAGTGATGTAACATCACTTGAATTCCACAGATACCTTAATAAACCACCATCGGCTGAAACATATTATACTGTAGTCTTGTAGACTGGACTCAGTTTCTGAAAAATGTTTGTAATGTGTTAAATAAATATAtcctttaaaataaatatatcctTTATATAAACATTTCcttgaaatacaaaaaaaaaaaaaaaacctcagttTCTGAAAAATCTCTGTAATTCACAGATTACAGAATAAATATAtcctataaaataaatatatcttttatataaatatttcctTGAAAATATATCCTTTGGTTAGATACCAAGATTACCAACTCTGCTGGGGCTCTAAATATATTCAAATGCATCATCGGATTCACAAATGTTTGCTGAACTGGTCCCTTCATACATGTTTTTGGTGGAGAAGAGTTGCAGCATCTTTTGATTAGGTACAAAATCTTTACAACATTTCCCTCTAAAATGTAGATGAGTCCGGATGCGGATAATTGCATCTAACATTCTCACTCCCATCCTGTTCCTTAATTTATTCTTGACATAAGTCACATGCGAGAAGACCCGCTCAACTACAGCATTGCTGACAGGAGTAACCAAGCATGAAAGTGCATACTCAGAGATTTCTGTGAAGGGATGGAGCCTGCTACCTTTTTGAACCTACACCAACCCAAAAGGCTGCAGTGTCTTCTGAATTGTACCACTGAAC containing:
- the LOC127001790 gene encoding cytochrome P450 4C1-like isoform X2: MSWLRSRTEWMTDHGVATTLACFAFTLLAGFLITKLIKRRQKVWLLDQLPGPKGLPLLGCVLEVACDNVELFRRLNSHCDMGGVVRVWYGPEVLVLLSSPRAAEVMLTSQKNIDKSNLYQYLYPWLGTGLLTSTGSKWHSRRKLLTPAFHFTILNDFVEVFSRQSSKLVSKLRGKANGEPFDIFPIISLCTLDIICEAAMGRTVNSQDEEDSEYVRAVKRMNYLLHRRMLKVWQHPDFMFRLLGLKKEHDACLEVLHKFSRETIRERKRLYSEAKKRPQECPEEERLLGGGKKRLAFLDLLLEASEDGKVLSDEDIREEVDTFMFEGHDTTSSGINWALYFMGRNPELQARVQEELDSIFGDSDRPATMEDLKQMKYLENCIKESHRILPSVPFFGRELNEDLIIDNQRVPAGVTVLLMIFKLHRNAEQFPDPDRFDPDRFLPENVAKRHPFAYVPFSAGPRNCIGQRFAMMEEKVALSSVLRNFKVVSDIPESELQLLGELILRPRGGIPLRLLPRST